The Rhododendron vialii isolate Sample 1 chromosome 8a, ASM3025357v1 genome has a window encoding:
- the LOC131298560 gene encoding protein FAR1-RELATED SEQUENCE 5-like: MANSTAPREILNILKQKDPSNTTGIKSIYNTIFSNKAAKLDGLTPIQYVIRQLLKEHYLHQFLTNPDTNEITDIIWVHPMSLELSVNFPSVLIIDATYKTNEYRKPLLEVVGITSTWRTYSLMFAYLSNEREETLTWALDNLKNWMLQKGASMPLVFVSDRDLALMNAIETCFPTARHILCIWHINQCVMKNCSRVLGSEWKRFVKSWHSLINSSTPSSFEHKWQAMCDDFRQFPYVITYLWQTWLRSYKERFVSAWTDTCMHLGSNSSQRAESAHARLKLYLGDTMSSLQTSFDKIHKMLKNQFGEIKKSFEKSLNIPRHKQLRDDIFDQVRCRISLEAMEFIHDQLETALEVSPHIVGYCNCTIKITHGLPCMHDLAYYRSISTPIPLWSIHAHWTRLSMHATEFNEEGARSDRTSQVVEILDGMDPPMREHIIDRIIDMADPSRSTIRPPSYNTEHRGRPTGRDEQSTRRIPSFSEASTSGSRTATSRVRGRGRRGRGSGVRNTQFIVPSIIDPYIQRLPQAYQRYISHTVDVLGDGHCGFRAIAALIGYSENDWSRVREELIEEIQQNYYLYTEIYPVNDWAKHLLILLNWFEPTAPKDHWMEAMTLGVVIATRYNLVLHTFDEDVYGCFTHLPLRSPPVSVEYRREIAIARVNNDHFVQIFLEPNYPVPPIPIWWEEHSSDEAKGWAASYETRLLLWYEVMGISMPGAAFGGDID, translated from the exons ATGGCCAACAGTACTGCGCCTCGTGAGATTcttaatattttgaagcaaaaagacCCGTCAAACACTACGGGAATCAAGAGCATTTATAACaccattttttcaaacaaagcaGCCAAACTGGACGGTTTAACTCCTATTCAGTATGTCATACGTCAATTACTTAAGGAACATTACCTCCATCAATTTCTTACAAATCCGGATACTaacgaaatcacagatattaTTTGGGTTCATCCTATGAGTCTAGAGTTATCTGTCAACTTTCCGTCTGTACTGATCATTGACGCCACGTACAAGACCAATGAGTATCGAAAACCACTATTGGAggttgtgggtatcacatccacatggCGAACTTACTCGCTTATGTTCGCTTATCTtagtaatgagagagaagagacattGACATGGGCATTGGATAACTTAAAAAACTGGATGCTTCAAAAGGGGGCGTCGATGCCATTGGTGTTTGTTTCAGATCGGGATTTAGCGCTTATGAACGCCATTGAAACATGTTTCCCTACGGCACGTCACATCTtgtgtatttggcacataaatcaGTGCGTCATGAAGAACTGCAGCCGTGTGCTTGGTTCGGAATGGAAGCGCTTCGTCAAGTCATGGCACTCGCTTATCAATTCATCTACACCTTCGTCTTTCGAACATAAGTGGCAAGCCATGTGCGACGATTTTCGCCAGTTTCCGTATGTCATAACTTACCTGTGGCAAACATGGTTAAGGTCGTACAAAGAGCGGTTTGTTTCAGCATGGACAGATACATGTATGCACCTCGgaagcaattcaagtcaaag GGCAGAGTCTGCACATGCGAGGCTAAAGCTATATTTAGGGGATACCATGTCATCACTacaaacatcttttgataaaatacataagatgttgaaaaatcagttcggGGAAATTAAGAAGTCGTTCGAGAAATCATTGAACATTCCACGCCACAAACAATTACGTGACGACATTTTTGATCAGGTAAGGTGTCGTatttcattagaggcaatggagTTCATACATGATCAGCTAGAAACCGCTTTAGAAGTATCCCCCCACATTGTTGGCTATTGCAACTGTACGATCAAAATCacacacggattgccatgcatgcacgatCTTGCATATTATCGTTCCATTTCCACTCCAATTCCGCTATGGAGTATCCACGCTCATTGGACTAGGTTGTCTATGCACGCAACCGAGTTTAATGAGGAGGGAGCACGATCTGACAGGACATCTCAGGTCGTTGAGATATTAGATGGGATGGATCCACCTATGCGAGAGCATATCATAGACAGGATTATCGATATGGCAGATCCATCTCGTAGCACAATTCGACCTCCATCGTACAACACAGAACATAGAGGTCGACCTACAGGTAGAGATGAGCAAAGTACACGTCGCATACCTTCTTTCTCAGAAGCATCCACTTCAGGATCAAGGACTGCAACATcgcgagtgagagggagagggagacgtgGGAGGGGTTCGGGGGTTCGCAACACTCAATTTATAGTTCCATCCATCATTGATCCCTACATTCAACGATTACCTCAGGCTTATCAGCGTTATATTTCCCACACTGTTGACGTGCTTGGTGATGGTCATTGTGGATTCAGGGCGATAGCTGCACTAATCGGGTATAGTGAAAATGATTGGAGTCGAGTACGAGAGGAGCTTATTGAAGAGAttcaacaaaattattatctatACACCGAGATTTATCCAGTAAATGATTGGGCAAAGCATCTACTAATTTTACTAAATTGGTTCGAGCCTACGGCACCAAAGGATCACTGGATGGAGGCTATGACTTTGGGAGTTGTCATCGCAACAAGGTACAACCTAgtactgcatacatttgatgaggatgtttacggttgttttactcatttgCCATTGAGGTCCCCTCCAGTTTCAGTCGAATACCGCCGGGAAATTGCTATTGCCCGTGTTAACAACGATCACTTCGTGCAAATTTTCTTAGAACCtaattaccctgtaccacccatcccAATATGGTGGGAGGAGCATTCATCGGATGAAGCTAAAGGATGGGCTGCCAGTTATGAAACACGTTTGCtattgtggtacgaagtaatgggTATAAGCATGCCGGGAGCAgcatttggaggagatattgattaa
- the LOC131336669 gene encoding probable calcium-binding protein CML41: MEPEIIPKSFRCFPHKGLKLTLPRLKSKSSSNSSSPRSPGSPIRPKNTTREDELREVFRRFDKDDDGKISAIEIRAYFGSIGEYMSHEEAKAVIDELDGDGDEMIDFADFMRLMKRDEDGHEEDEDVKAAFGMFEFEKGCGRITAKSLQTVLSRLGESRSYDECAAMIRAFDVDGNGELDFHEFHQMMA, encoded by the coding sequence ATGGAACCCGAAATAATCCCGAAATCTTTCCGTTGTTTCCCCCACAAAGGCCTCAAATTAACCCTCCCTCGTCTCAAATCAAAGTCCAGCTCTAATTCAAGCTCTCCTCGATCCCCTGGGTCTCCCATTAGGCCCAAAAATACCACGAGGGAAGATGAGCTAAGAGAAGTTTTCCGTCGTTTCGATAAAGACGACGATGGGAAAATCTCGGCCATTGAGATCCGGGCTTATTTTGGGTCGATAGGGGAGTACATGTCCCACGAGGAGGCGAAAGCGGTGATTGATGAGCTCGATGGCGATGGAGACGAGATGATCGATTTTGCGGATTTTATGAGGTTGATGAAGAGGGATGAGGATGGTCATGAGGAGGATGAGGATGTTAAGGCCGCGTTTGGGATGTTCGAATTCGAGAAGGGGTGTGGGCGGATAACCGCGAAGAGCTTGCAGACAGTGCTGAGTCGGCTCGGGGAGTCGAGATCGTACGATGAGTGTGCCGCCATGATTCGGGCTTTTGATGTTGATGGCAATGGGGAGCTTGATTTTCATGAGTTTCACCAAATGATGGCTTAG
- the LOC131336670 gene encoding probable vacuolar amino acid transporter YPQ1 isoform X1: MKAMRNSLAYCAKENKPCVGWVEKYFKDCLCNLRDEFSFGFGLISLVCWGIAEIPQIVTNFRTKTSHGVSLLFLLTWIIGDIFNLVGCLLEPATLPTQYYTALLYTTSTVVLVLQSLYYDHVYSWWKCKQIEQTQAVEEEKKLLMSPKQAVDSSIPIPGGTPMVLEFYYTSARSLARSSTPPAWSYLSHARSGPSTMVLDGDSSSEDEPIQVSSKKSRSKPQPIPRSAGAATFLATTISLPQGSKAFIQVYTGLTGRRLLNDWISQEQSTEDNVYGQWLGWMMAAIYMGGRIPQIVLNIKRGSVEGLNPLMFIFALVANATYVGSIVMRTTEWDKTKANLPWLLDAVVCVVLDLFIILQYIYYRYVRNKITSGAEDYVEASKGP, from the exons atgaaggcGATGCGGAATTCTCTTGCATACTGTGCGAAGGAGAACAAGCCATGTGTTGGGTGGGTGGAGAAGTATTTCAAGGATTGCCTATGCAACCTAAGAGACGAGTTTTCTTTCGGGTTTGGGCTGATAAGTCTGGTGTGTTGGGGAATAGCGGAAATCCCACAGATCGTCACCAATTTCCGCACAAAGACAAGCCATGGAGTCTCTCTCTTATTTCTCCTCACTTGGATTATTGG TGACATTTTCAATCTAGTGGGTTGTCTTCTTGAGCCTGCAACG TTGCCGACTCAGTATTACACGGCTCTG CTTTACACAACAAGTACTGTGGTGCTAGTTTTGCAAAGCCTTTATTACGATCACGTATATTCCTGGTGGAAGTGCAAACAAATTGAGCAAACTCAAGCG gttgaagaagagaaaaaactaCTGATGTCGCCTAAGCAAGCAGTTGATTCAAGCATTCCAATACCGGGTGGCACCCCCATGGTGTTGGAATTTTACTACAC GTCGGCAAGATCTTTGGCTCGAAGCAGCACTCCACCAGCTTGGTCCTACCTAAGCCACGCTAGAAGTGGTCCATCGACTATGGTACTCGACGGTGACTCATCATCGGAGGATGAGCCTATTCAAGTCTCATCCAAGAAATCTCGGAGCAAGCCTCAGCCAATTCCACGTTCG GCCGGCGCTGCAACATTCTTGGCTACAACAATAAGTCTACCCCAAGGAAGCAAGGCCTTTATACAAGTATACACAGGGTTAACTGGGAGGAGACTCTTAAAT GATTGGATTTCCCAGGAACAAAGCACAGAGGACAATGTATATGGCCAATGGTTAGGATGGATGATGGCTGCTATATATATGGGAGGCCGAATCCCTCAAATCGTCTTAAAT ATTAAAAGAGGGAGCGTAGAG GGGTTGAATCCACTAATGTTCATCTTTGCACTAGTTGCCAATGCCACCTATGTGGGAAG TATTGTCATGAGAACAACTGAGTGGGACAAAACTAAAGCCAATTTGCCTTGGTTGCTAGATGCTGTTGTTTGTGTGGTGCTAGACTTATTT ATTATATTGCAGTATATCTACTACAGATACGTTCGGAATAAGATCACAAGTGGAGCAGAAGACTATGTGGAAGCAAGTAAAGGTCCTTAA
- the LOC131336670 gene encoding probable vacuolar amino acid transporter YPQ1 isoform X2: MKAMRNSLAYCAKENKPCVGWVEKYFKDCLCNLRDEFSFGFGLISLVCWGIAEIPQIVTNFRTKTSHGVSLLFLLTWIIGDIFNLVGCLLEPATLPTQYYTALLYTTSTVVLVLQSLYYDHVYSWWKCKQIEQTQAVEEEKKLLMSPKQAVDSSIPIPGGTPMVLEFYYTSARSLARSSTPPAWSYLSHARSGPSTMVLDGDSSSEDEPIQVSSKKSRSKPQPIPRSAGAATFLATTISLPQGSKAFIQVYTGLTGRRLLNDWISQEQSTEDNVYGQWLGWMMAAIYMGGRIPQIVLNIKRGSVEGLNPLMFIFALVANATYVGSIVMRTTEWDKTKANLPWLLDAVVCVVLDLFIILQYIYYRYVRNKITSGAEDYVEASKGT, from the exons atgaaggcGATGCGGAATTCTCTTGCATACTGTGCGAAGGAGAACAAGCCATGTGTTGGGTGGGTGGAGAAGTATTTCAAGGATTGCCTATGCAACCTAAGAGACGAGTTTTCTTTCGGGTTTGGGCTGATAAGTCTGGTGTGTTGGGGAATAGCGGAAATCCCACAGATCGTCACCAATTTCCGCACAAAGACAAGCCATGGAGTCTCTCTCTTATTTCTCCTCACTTGGATTATTGG TGACATTTTCAATCTAGTGGGTTGTCTTCTTGAGCCTGCAACG TTGCCGACTCAGTATTACACGGCTCTG CTTTACACAACAAGTACTGTGGTGCTAGTTTTGCAAAGCCTTTATTACGATCACGTATATTCCTGGTGGAAGTGCAAACAAATTGAGCAAACTCAAGCG gttgaagaagagaaaaaactaCTGATGTCGCCTAAGCAAGCAGTTGATTCAAGCATTCCAATACCGGGTGGCACCCCCATGGTGTTGGAATTTTACTACAC GTCGGCAAGATCTTTGGCTCGAAGCAGCACTCCACCAGCTTGGTCCTACCTAAGCCACGCTAGAAGTGGTCCATCGACTATGGTACTCGACGGTGACTCATCATCGGAGGATGAGCCTATTCAAGTCTCATCCAAGAAATCTCGGAGCAAGCCTCAGCCAATTCCACGTTCG GCCGGCGCTGCAACATTCTTGGCTACAACAATAAGTCTACCCCAAGGAAGCAAGGCCTTTATACAAGTATACACAGGGTTAACTGGGAGGAGACTCTTAAAT GATTGGATTTCCCAGGAACAAAGCACAGAGGACAATGTATATGGCCAATGGTTAGGATGGATGATGGCTGCTATATATATGGGAGGCCGAATCCCTCAAATCGTCTTAAAT ATTAAAAGAGGGAGCGTAGAG GGGTTGAATCCACTAATGTTCATCTTTGCACTAGTTGCCAATGCCACCTATGTGGGAAG TATTGTCATGAGAACAACTGAGTGGGACAAAACTAAAGCCAATTTGCCTTGGTTGCTAGATGCTGTTGTTTGTGTGGTGCTAGACTTATTT ATTATATTGCAGTATATCTACTACAGATACGTTCGGAATAAGATCACAAGTGGAGCAGAAGACTATGTGGAAGCAAGTAAAG GTACTTAA
- the LOC131336670 gene encoding probable vacuolar amino acid transporter YPQ3 isoform X3, which translates to MKAMRNSLAYCAKENKPCVGWVEKYFKDCLCNLRDEFSFGFGLISLVCWGIAEIPQIVTNFRTKTSHGVSLLFLLTWIIGDIFNLVGCLLEPATLPTQYYTALLYTTSTVVLVLQSLYYDHVYSWWKCKQIEQTQAVEEEKKLLMSPKQAVDSSIPIPGGTPMVLEFYYTSARSLARSSTPPAWSYLSHARSGPSTMVLDGDSSSEDEPIQVSSKKSRSKPQPIPRSAGAATFLATTISLPQGSKAFIQVYTGLTGRRLLNEQSTEDNVYGQWLGWMMAAIYMGGRIPQIVLNIKRGSVEGLNPLMFIFALVANATYVGSIVMRTTEWDKTKANLPWLLDAVVCVVLDLFIILQYIYYRYVRNKITSGAEDYVEASKGP; encoded by the exons atgaaggcGATGCGGAATTCTCTTGCATACTGTGCGAAGGAGAACAAGCCATGTGTTGGGTGGGTGGAGAAGTATTTCAAGGATTGCCTATGCAACCTAAGAGACGAGTTTTCTTTCGGGTTTGGGCTGATAAGTCTGGTGTGTTGGGGAATAGCGGAAATCCCACAGATCGTCACCAATTTCCGCACAAAGACAAGCCATGGAGTCTCTCTCTTATTTCTCCTCACTTGGATTATTGG TGACATTTTCAATCTAGTGGGTTGTCTTCTTGAGCCTGCAACG TTGCCGACTCAGTATTACACGGCTCTG CTTTACACAACAAGTACTGTGGTGCTAGTTTTGCAAAGCCTTTATTACGATCACGTATATTCCTGGTGGAAGTGCAAACAAATTGAGCAAACTCAAGCG gttgaagaagagaaaaaactaCTGATGTCGCCTAAGCAAGCAGTTGATTCAAGCATTCCAATACCGGGTGGCACCCCCATGGTGTTGGAATTTTACTACAC GTCGGCAAGATCTTTGGCTCGAAGCAGCACTCCACCAGCTTGGTCCTACCTAAGCCACGCTAGAAGTGGTCCATCGACTATGGTACTCGACGGTGACTCATCATCGGAGGATGAGCCTATTCAAGTCTCATCCAAGAAATCTCGGAGCAAGCCTCAGCCAATTCCACGTTCG GCCGGCGCTGCAACATTCTTGGCTACAACAATAAGTCTACCCCAAGGAAGCAAGGCCTTTATACAAGTATACACAGGGTTAACTGGGAGGAGACTCTTAAAT GAACAAAGCACAGAGGACAATGTATATGGCCAATGGTTAGGATGGATGATGGCTGCTATATATATGGGAGGCCGAATCCCTCAAATCGTCTTAAAT ATTAAAAGAGGGAGCGTAGAG GGGTTGAATCCACTAATGTTCATCTTTGCACTAGTTGCCAATGCCACCTATGTGGGAAG TATTGTCATGAGAACAACTGAGTGGGACAAAACTAAAGCCAATTTGCCTTGGTTGCTAGATGCTGTTGTTTGTGTGGTGCTAGACTTATTT ATTATATTGCAGTATATCTACTACAGATACGTTCGGAATAAGATCACAAGTGGAGCAGAAGACTATGTGGAAGCAAGTAAAGGTCCTTAA